In the genome of Massilia sp. PAMC28688, one region contains:
- a CDS encoding serine hydrolase gives MRLALLILCVFAGAAHAADASFADPNRLARVQALLPEVDKMYAELAAKEKFPGLVYGIVVDGKLVHSRAIGLANVESKSPVTTSTQFRIASMTKSFVTMAVLRLRDEGKLQLDDPVTRYLPELRKVTLPTADAPPLTVRMLMTMTSGLPEDNPWGDRQMALSNKELADLVGGGLSFSSAPGQAFEYSNLGYIMLGKVVTRVAGMRFQDYITRNILLPLGMNDTLWEYRKAPAARLALGYQWLHDSWLREPMLRDGDGAAMGGLITTADDFARYLAFHLDAWPARAGADNGPLKRASVRDMQLPKAFSDFHAQTTLTDGQTANPKVSFYGYGLSWTRDARGVTVVGHSGGLPGFGSQFRFAPDHGVGIFAFTNLRYGNVYGPTAKMLGTLIEQAKLPPRSPVPAPILLTRQAQVARLIQGWDVALGQEIAADNFFLDRSREDWMEETATHLARIGKVVSLGPIRAENRLRGAFSVVGEQGTVDVAFTLTPEREPKLQELRLTAPSP, from the coding sequence ATGCGCCTTGCCCTGCTCATCTTGTGCGTGTTTGCCGGTGCCGCCCACGCGGCCGATGCCTCTTTTGCCGACCCGAACAGGCTGGCGCGCGTGCAGGCACTGCTCCCTGAAGTCGACAAGATGTATGCCGAACTGGCCGCGAAGGAAAAATTTCCCGGCTTGGTCTACGGCATCGTCGTCGATGGCAAGCTGGTGCATTCGCGCGCCATCGGCCTTGCCAACGTGGAAAGCAAGTCTCCCGTCACCACATCGACCCAGTTCCGCATTGCATCGATGACCAAGAGCTTCGTGACCATGGCGGTGCTCAGGCTGCGCGACGAAGGCAAGTTGCAGCTGGACGATCCTGTCACCAGGTACTTGCCCGAATTGCGCAAGGTCACGCTGCCCACTGCGGATGCTCCCCCGCTGACGGTACGCATGCTGATGACCATGACCAGCGGCCTGCCCGAGGACAATCCGTGGGGCGACCGCCAGATGGCACTGAGCAACAAGGAACTGGCAGACCTGGTCGGCGGCGGGCTGTCCTTTTCCAGCGCGCCGGGCCAGGCTTTTGAATACAGCAATCTCGGATACATCATGCTGGGCAAAGTGGTCACCAGGGTGGCCGGCATGCGCTTCCAGGATTACATCACCCGCAACATCCTGCTGCCGCTGGGCATGAACGACACGCTCTGGGAATACCGCAAGGCGCCCGCCGCCCGGCTGGCCCTGGGCTACCAGTGGCTCCATGACAGCTGGCTGCGCGAGCCGATGCTGCGCGACGGCGACGGCGCGGCCATGGGCGGCCTGATCACCACCGCCGACGATTTCGCCCGCTACCTCGCCTTCCACCTCGACGCCTGGCCCGCCCGCGCCGGCGCCGACAATGGCCCGCTCAAACGCGCCTCGGTACGCGACATGCAGTTGCCCAAGGCGTTTTCCGATTTCCACGCCCAGACCACCCTGACCGACGGCCAGACCGCCAATCCGAAGGTGAGTTTCTACGGTTACGGCCTGAGCTGGACGCGCGACGCTCGCGGCGTGACCGTCGTCGGGCATTCGGGCGGCTTGCCAGGATTTGGCAGCCAGTTCCGCTTTGCCCCCGACCACGGCGTGGGTATCTTCGCCTTCACCAACCTGCGCTACGGTAATGTCTACGGCCCCACCGCCAAGATGCTGGGCACCCTGATCGAACAGGCAAAGCTGCCGCCCCGCTCACCCGTTCCCGCCCCCATCCTGCTCACGCGCCAGGCCCAGGTGGCGCGCCTGATCCAGGGCTGGGATGTCGCCCTGGGCCAGGAAATCGCCGCCGACAATTTTTTCCTCGACCGCTCGCGTGAAGACTGGATGGAGGAAACGGCCACCCATCTGGCCAGGATCGGCAAGGTGGTCTCGCTTGGCCCCATCCGGGCCGAGAACCGCCTGCGCGGCGCATTCTCCGTGGTGGGCGAGCAAGGGACGGTGGACGTCGCCTTTACCCTCACCCCGGAACGCGAACCGAAGCTGCAGGAATTGCGCCTCACGGCCCCGTCCCCGTAG
- a CDS encoding peptidoglycan DD-metalloendopeptidase family protein, with protein sequence MHIHEVKKGETLWKIGRQHKVTVEQLAIANNLKGRKIHQLSIGQRVVIPGKTTGTPDTSLALAFRGLDHKPIKPAKVKVEHDGGVLEYLLDASGSLALTIRDHAQGLKVWVEDMNKEMVSVLDRPILPIGTWNVAIDSRAVKIEGNLQQKTGTPATTTSQAKAATTHNARQTNGTTAATQTRAEAGKPIHALATIYTEENLRLVPGNEQYRKYIIAAAKKFGLTPQSLAALLDAEAAKKKGVWQEKSNESNPKLAQGLAQFFKPAWDDVFNSPKSLLHADCQKMSAAERYKKRLEAKYAIDGAATYASLNLKSFARMTKYEVDGLPPEDKAKLAYILHHEGLGGALRLIGKGKPFTQDSATSLLAQQLGKKNLAKLTELIEQYDGNAISAYKGWLYTYTDSKINVNHFLVQDQQKFATAPRSTSDIMGSLDKIAAAPKPAKKAAAAPPPATAKPASAPAAKPAAPAAPKPASPATTPAAAATGPVGDPHSKWFDPLDTCTLRTAKLAGKKSATFGMVRAGGKKPHQGIDLIAVPGTTVYAVADGEVYLAKSPNESYPYGHSLVLVVNIDDLPPAQAQVFKKVNPGQQTIGFYYAHLSEFLVPNKKPVEAGTPIAKTGDSGNAAGMTTVASGAHLHFEVRKKALLKCKGLENRVDPLPFIVNCTNR encoded by the coding sequence ATGCACATTCATGAAGTCAAAAAAGGCGAGACCCTGTGGAAGATCGGGCGCCAGCACAAGGTCACGGTGGAACAGCTGGCCATTGCCAACAACCTCAAGGGCCGCAAGATCCATCAGCTCAGCATTGGCCAGCGCGTGGTCATCCCGGGCAAGACCACGGGCACGCCGGACACGTCCCTGGCACTTGCCTTCCGCGGCCTTGATCACAAGCCCATCAAGCCAGCCAAGGTGAAAGTCGAACACGATGGCGGCGTGCTCGAATACCTGCTCGATGCATCGGGCTCGCTGGCGCTGACCATTCGCGACCATGCCCAGGGACTGAAGGTGTGGGTCGAGGACATGAACAAGGAAATGGTGAGCGTGCTCGACCGCCCCATCCTGCCGATCGGCACCTGGAATGTCGCCATCGATTCGCGCGCCGTCAAAATCGAAGGCAACCTCCAGCAAAAGACGGGCACGCCGGCCACCACCACAAGCCAGGCCAAGGCGGCGACGACCCACAACGCCAGGCAGACCAATGGCACCACGGCAGCCACCCAGACCCGGGCCGAAGCGGGCAAACCGATCCACGCCCTGGCCACCATCTACACCGAAGAAAACCTGCGCCTGGTGCCTGGCAACGAGCAGTACCGCAAATACATCATCGCGGCAGCAAAGAAGTTCGGGCTGACGCCACAATCGCTGGCAGCGCTGCTGGACGCGGAGGCGGCCAAGAAAAAAGGCGTGTGGCAGGAAAAGTCGAACGAATCGAACCCCAAGCTGGCACAGGGCCTGGCCCAGTTCTTCAAGCCGGCCTGGGACGATGTATTCAACAGCCCCAAGTCGCTGCTGCATGCAGACTGCCAGAAAATGAGCGCGGCCGAACGCTACAAGAAGCGCCTGGAAGCGAAGTACGCCATTGACGGCGCCGCCACCTACGCCAGCCTGAACCTGAAGAGCTTTGCGCGCATGACCAAGTACGAAGTCGACGGCCTGCCGCCGGAAGACAAGGCCAAGCTCGCCTACATCCTGCACCATGAAGGCCTGGGCGGCGCCCTGCGCCTGATCGGGAAGGGCAAGCCCTTCACCCAGGACAGCGCCACCTCGCTGTTGGCCCAGCAGCTGGGCAAGAAGAATCTGGCCAAGCTGACGGAACTGATTGAACAGTACGATGGCAATGCCATCTCCGCCTACAAGGGCTGGCTGTACACCTACACCGACAGCAAGATCAATGTGAACCATTTCCTGGTCCAGGACCAGCAAAAGTTCGCGACCGCCCCCCGCTCCACGTCCGACATCATGGGCTCGCTGGACAAGATTGCCGCTGCGCCCAAGCCTGCCAAGAAGGCGGCCGCCGCCCCGCCCCCGGCAACAGCCAAGCCGGCGTCGGCGCCGGCAGCAAAGCCGGCAGCGCCGGCCGCGCCCAAGCCTGCGTCACCTGCCACAACGCCTGCAGCTGCGGCAACGGGGCCAGTGGGCGACCCGCACAGCAAATGGTTCGATCCGCTCGATACCTGCACGCTGCGCACGGCAAAGCTCGCGGGCAAAAAATCGGCCACCTTCGGCATGGTCCGGGCAGGCGGCAAAAAACCGCACCAGGGCATCGACCTCATTGCCGTGCCGGGAACCACCGTCTACGCAGTCGCCGATGGTGAGGTGTACCTGGCCAAATCACCGAACGAGAGCTACCCTTATGGGCACAGCCTGGTGCTGGTGGTGAACATCGATGATCTGCCGCCCGCGCAGGCGCAAGTGTTTAAAAAAGTAAATCCGGGCCAGCAAACCATCGGCTTCTATTATGCTCACCTCAGCGAGTTCCTGGTGCCGAACAAGAAGCCCGTGGAAGCGGGCACGCCCATTGCCAAGACAGGCGACAGTGGCAATGCCGCCGGCATGACAACCGTGGCCAGCGGTGCGCACTTGCACTTTGAAGTACGCAAGAAGGCACTGCTCAAATGCAAGGGCCTTGAAAATCGCGTTGACCCGCTGCCATTTATCGTCAATTGTACTAACCGTTAA
- a CDS encoding type VI secretion system Vgr family protein, producing MDILAEMSSLGLLGTGLSQHARLFTLTSAQQRGLPESLLAEQFTGREAVNELFAFDIDALSTSADLDLAEFIGEELTIALLQPDGSRRAWHGMCTRIDWQGADGGVARYRLRLEPALSMLALRRDSYIFQDKNAQEIITELLSDYPGIRFDFDITQQLAQRPITTQYRESDLEFFQRILASEGLNWRFEHDQAGEEDDTQGDGHSRHRLVIFDSQASAPATPNGDILRFHGVRATDTDDAIDQFRARRQVQANAVSISSWDPEQLLAPSAEQQSSLDAGELPTLAVYDGSGERIASDSEVADPHSALMLQALELENKTFEGAGAVRRLAAGHAFTLTQHEREGDDASFKVLWVRHQARNNFGSQIKAAERSGVQAGTYRNQFACVRDSVPIVPAATAAPHASTALGPQTALIVGLADAVATTERDHRVKVQFAWQRGQNPNAGGMNHNLDEKGSAPGDETAGTWVRVAEALAGPNWGSHFTPRIGTEVLVDFIEGDMDRPVVVAQLYTGSDLPPFSAGVDSAANHAGSLSGIHSHNFDGGGFNQWQLDDTSGQVRTRLATSTAATQLNLGYLIAQQPSSAQRGSYRGSGFELRTDAWGVVRGGEGVLLSTTARAQQGSGVTSTQMDVTEAVDLLKGAQDLATRLGDAAREQQALASADAAAAHNAFVEQIDAEAKGKFSGAVNGQEAVKAKAGARETDPDAPVEKFASPVVMLDSAAGINWATPASTALFAGEHLQWTTQSDLHMTAAHTLSAASANAASLFTHAGGIQAIAANGPVSLEAHTDLLEILADQSITVISVNDTIEIKAKEKIVLQAGQSSITLDGGDITFACPGNFTVKGSQHPFEGGASNAALLPGLATSLISKPITEVVKPGPHAVEVLAFSAEGEALKDAVVQYFDPVAGAKFAERTIGGAGTSSEVLADHNQPYKALVGYEGWTAQFEEVGDDEDDDEPDFDPGELDEDRDIEHL from the coding sequence ATGGATATCCTCGCCGAAATGTCTTCCCTGGGCCTGCTCGGTACCGGGCTGAGCCAACATGCGCGCCTGTTCACGCTGACCAGTGCCCAGCAACGCGGTTTGCCGGAATCACTGCTGGCCGAGCAATTCACCGGGCGCGAGGCAGTCAACGAACTGTTCGCCTTTGACATTGATGCCCTCAGCACGTCCGCCGACCTGGACCTGGCGGAATTCATCGGCGAAGAACTGACCATCGCCCTGCTGCAGCCCGATGGCAGCCGCCGCGCATGGCACGGCATGTGCACCCGCATCGACTGGCAAGGCGCCGACGGCGGCGTGGCCCGCTACCGCCTGCGCCTGGAACCGGCCCTGTCCATGCTGGCGCTACGCCGTGACAGCTACATTTTTCAGGACAAGAACGCCCAGGAGATCATCACGGAACTGCTGTCGGACTATCCCGGCATTCGCTTTGACTTCGATATTACCCAGCAGCTGGCGCAGCGCCCGATCACGACCCAGTACCGCGAGAGCGACCTCGAATTCTTCCAGCGCATCCTCGCATCCGAGGGCCTGAACTGGCGCTTTGAACACGACCAGGCCGGCGAGGAAGACGATACCCAGGGCGACGGCCACTCGCGGCACCGCCTCGTCATTTTCGACAGCCAGGCCAGCGCGCCGGCCACGCCCAACGGCGACATCCTCCGCTTCCACGGCGTGCGCGCTACCGACACCGACGACGCGATCGACCAATTCCGGGCGCGCCGGCAGGTGCAGGCCAATGCAGTGAGCATCAGCAGCTGGGACCCGGAGCAGCTGCTCGCCCCGTCGGCCGAACAGCAATCGAGTCTGGATGCAGGCGAACTCCCCACCCTGGCCGTGTACGACGGCAGCGGCGAGCGGATCGCCAGCGACAGCGAGGTGGCGGACCCGCACAGCGCCTTGATGCTGCAGGCGCTGGAGCTGGAAAACAAGACCTTTGAAGGTGCAGGCGCGGTACGGCGCCTCGCCGCCGGCCATGCCTTTACGCTCACGCAGCACGAGCGCGAAGGCGACGACGCCAGCTTCAAGGTGCTGTGGGTACGCCACCAGGCCCGCAATAATTTCGGCTCCCAGATCAAGGCGGCCGAGCGCAGCGGCGTGCAAGCTGGCACCTACCGCAACCAGTTTGCCTGTGTGCGCGACAGCGTGCCGATCGTTCCTGCCGCTACCGCCGCCCCACACGCCAGCACCGCGCTCGGCCCTCAGACCGCGCTGATTGTGGGCCTGGCCGACGCAGTGGCCACTACCGAGCGTGATCACCGCGTGAAGGTGCAGTTCGCGTGGCAGCGGGGTCAGAACCCGAATGCCGGCGGCATGAACCACAATCTCGATGAGAAAGGCAGCGCGCCGGGCGACGAAACCGCAGGGACCTGGGTGCGGGTGGCCGAAGCACTGGCAGGACCCAACTGGGGTTCGCACTTCACGCCGCGCATCGGCACCGAGGTGCTGGTCGACTTCATCGAAGGCGACATGGACCGTCCGGTGGTCGTCGCCCAGCTGTACACGGGATCGGACCTGCCGCCGTTTTCGGCCGGCGTGGATTCGGCAGCCAATCATGCAGGCAGCCTGTCGGGCATCCACAGCCACAATTTCGACGGCGGGGGATTCAATCAGTGGCAGCTTGACGATACCAGCGGCCAGGTACGCACGCGTCTTGCCACCAGCACGGCGGCCACCCAGCTCAATCTCGGCTACCTGATCGCGCAGCAGCCATCGTCGGCCCAGCGCGGCAGCTATCGGGGCAGCGGCTTCGAGCTGCGCACCGACGCCTGGGGTGTGGTGCGCGGCGGCGAAGGCGTCCTGCTGTCCACCACCGCGCGCGCCCAGCAAGGCAGCGGCGTCACATCGACCCAGATGGACGTGACCGAAGCCGTGGATCTGCTCAAGGGCGCACAAGACCTGGCCACCCGCCTGGGCGACGCGGCCAGGGAACAGCAGGCCCTGGCCAGCGCCGACGCCGCGGCCGCGCACAACGCCTTCGTCGAACAGATCGATGCCGAGGCCAAGGGCAAGTTCAGTGGCGCCGTCAACGGGCAGGAAGCGGTCAAGGCCAAAGCCGGAGCGCGCGAAACCGACCCGGACGCGCCGGTGGAAAAATTCGCTTCCCCGGTGGTCATGCTGGATTCGGCCGCCGGCATCAACTGGGCAACCCCCGCCTCCACCGCGCTCTTCGCCGGCGAGCACCTGCAGTGGACCACGCAGTCGGACCTGCACATGACGGCGGCCCATACCCTGTCGGCTGCATCGGCCAACGCGGCCAGCCTGTTCACGCATGCCGGCGGCATTCAGGCCATCGCCGCCAACGGCCCGGTGTCACTTGAAGCCCACACCGATCTGCTCGAGATCCTGGCTGACCAGTCCATCACGGTGATCTCGGTGAACGACACCATCGAGATCAAGGCCAAGGAAAAGATCGTGCTGCAGGCGGGCCAGTCGTCGATCACGCTCGATGGCGGCGACATCACCTTTGCCTGTCCCGGCAACTTCACCGTCAAGGGCAGCCAGCATCCGTTTGAAGGCGGCGCGTCCAACGCCGCGCTGCTGCCGGGGCTGGCCACAAGCCTGATCAGCAAACCGATCACCGAGGTGGTCAAGCCGGGGCCGCACGCGGTCGAGGTGCTCGCGTTCAGTGCGGAAGGCGAGGCCCTCAAGGACGCCGTGGTGCAGTACTTTGACCCGGTCGCCGGTGCCAAGTTCGCGGAACGGACCATTGGCGGTGCGGGCACGTCGAGCGAGGTGCTGGCCGATCACAACCAGCCGTACAAGGCGCTGGTCGGTTACGAAGGATGGACTGCCCAATTCGAGGAAGTCGGCGATGACGAGGACGACGACGAACCGGATTTCGACCCTGGCGAGCTGGACGAAGACCGCGACATCGAACACCTGTGA
- a CDS encoding M15 family metallopeptidase — MQDAIYAQGRTKPGPKVTNAKGGQSAHQFRCAFDFVPTVNGKAMWNDAKAYDTCGKIAEALGFEWGGRYTNVDKPHCQFTGGLTMADLRAGKEIPCKP; from the coding sequence TTGCAGGACGCGATCTACGCCCAGGGCCGCACCAAGCCCGGGCCCAAGGTGACCAATGCCAAGGGCGGGCAGAGCGCGCACCAGTTCCGCTGCGCCTTCGACTTCGTGCCGACCGTCAACGGCAAGGCCATGTGGAACGATGCGAAGGCGTATGACACCTGCGGCAAGATCGCCGAGGCCCTGGGCTTCGAGTGGGGCGGCCGCTACACCAATGTTGACAAACCTCACTGCCAATTCACCGGCGGCCTCACCATGGCCGACCTGCGCGCCGGAAAGGAAATCCCATGCAAGCCTTGA
- a CDS encoding integrase arm-type DNA-binding domain-containing protein, which produces MPRLATPLTDTQVKAAKPREKTYTLADGGGMYLEVAPTGLKVWRMAYRQADGKSNRVTFGSYPAVSLSDARERRALARKQRAEGIDPAAAKRQLKQAAVAAEFHSFESVARDWLRKTAADRAQTTQDKNTAWLEKNVFPVIGGMPIADISPRDVLRALHVVEARGAIESAHKIKQLCGQVLRFGVANGLTQRDVTADLGDALSAIPQRHYAAITEPKDASRLLKAIYTYDGHPYCVAALRLAPLVFQRPGELRSMEWAEVDLENAEWRIPGTKMKMRQDHVVPLATQAVAILRTVEPMTSHGKYVFPSIRSDDRCMSENTINAALRNLGYTKEMMTGHGFRAMARTIMDEVLNERVDLIEHQLAHAVKDPNGRAYNRTKHLPARHKMMQRWADYLDSLRLGT; this is translated from the coding sequence ATGCCAAGGTTAGCGACGCCGCTCACAGATACCCAAGTTAAAGCGGCGAAACCGCGAGAGAAGACTTACACCCTGGCGGACGGCGGTGGCATGTACTTGGAAGTGGCTCCTACGGGCCTGAAGGTATGGCGGATGGCGTATCGGCAGGCCGATGGAAAGTCCAACCGTGTTACTTTCGGGTCTTACCCCGCAGTCTCCCTGTCGGACGCTCGCGAGCGCCGCGCCTTGGCCCGTAAGCAGCGGGCCGAGGGCATTGACCCGGCTGCCGCGAAGCGCCAGCTTAAGCAGGCCGCCGTCGCGGCCGAGTTCCACTCGTTCGAATCGGTGGCCCGGGACTGGCTTCGTAAAACGGCAGCCGACCGTGCGCAGACTACCCAGGACAAGAACACGGCTTGGCTTGAGAAAAATGTATTCCCCGTCATCGGCGGTATGCCTATTGCGGATATATCCCCGCGTGACGTCCTGCGGGCATTGCATGTCGTCGAGGCTCGCGGCGCGATTGAATCGGCGCACAAAATAAAGCAGCTCTGCGGCCAGGTGCTGCGGTTCGGCGTAGCCAATGGTCTGACGCAGCGCGATGTGACGGCCGACCTGGGAGATGCCCTGTCAGCGATCCCGCAGCGACATTACGCTGCGATCACCGAACCAAAAGATGCATCCCGGCTGCTTAAGGCCATCTATACGTATGACGGGCACCCCTATTGCGTCGCAGCGCTGCGACTAGCACCACTCGTGTTCCAGCGGCCTGGGGAACTTCGCTCCATGGAGTGGGCGGAAGTGGACCTAGAGAATGCGGAGTGGCGGATACCAGGCACGAAGATGAAAATGCGGCAAGATCATGTGGTGCCGCTCGCGACCCAAGCGGTCGCAATTCTCCGGACCGTCGAACCGATGACCTCACATGGAAAGTACGTGTTCCCGAGCATTCGTTCAGACGACAGATGCATGAGCGAGAACACGATTAATGCAGCGCTGCGGAACTTGGGCTATACCAAGGAGATGATGACGGGGCACGGGTTTCGGGCAATGGCGCGTACGATAATGGACGAAGTCCTGAACGAGCGCGTCGATCTCATTGAGCACCAGCTTGCCCATGCGGTGAAGGATCCGAACGGCCGGGCCTACAATCGCACGAAGCACTTGCCCGCGCGCCACAAGATGATGCAGCGCTGGGCCGATTATCTGGACAGCTTGCGTTTGGGGACTTAG
- a CDS encoding glycosyltransferase family 39 protein → MKPVRLAAAATLALPRWALFGLGLLYILPGLIGRDLWKEDAASFGVMWTMAQGSLHDWLAPNIAGRPFADEGPLAFWLGALCIKLFGPLLGDVIAARVSTMGIFVLGAMSVWYTAFHLGRRPEAQPLRLAFGGQPEPDDYGRTLADTAALIYLGCLGLLLFSHETLAVTLQGSLVAYFLYRAVRYVESPSVRNAALIGLSLGALTLSRGWLTPVTLVLALLLCTRLLAFPLSRTLRHLAMALGIGVLITHVWIVPAMLASARSAAQIPAWVAWNASQLGLPNWTSIKTFLRVGIWFFWPAWPFAGWAIYAWRRQDHLLHIVLPVTFVAALVLLIICNPMPENGDLLKLLPPLAIMAAFGLPTTKRGTINAIDWFSVMVLTMAAAVLWLFWIAKLTGWPPQFAKNALKLLPGFKPEFVIFPFAVAALATVGWIFLVQWRITRQPAVLWRAVVLSSGGLILLWILMMTLFLPGLNYSKSYRAVARQIAQHVPAGINCIDTNVGEPQRASFAYYGGLNFTPPGAPQTCPLLLVQDSVKIRDDREPMQLQMGPEWQMLWEGRRSSDRDERFRLYQRH, encoded by the coding sequence ATGAAGCCAGTCCGTCTCGCCGCCGCCGCGACCCTTGCCCTGCCCCGCTGGGCCCTGTTCGGGCTGGGCCTGCTGTACATCCTGCCGGGCCTGATCGGCCGTGATCTGTGGAAAGAAGACGCCGCCAGCTTTGGCGTGATGTGGACCATGGCCCAGGGCAGCCTGCACGACTGGCTGGCGCCCAATATTGCCGGCCGCCCGTTTGCCGATGAAGGCCCGCTCGCATTCTGGCTGGGCGCGCTGTGCATCAAGCTGTTTGGCCCCCTGCTGGGCGACGTGATTGCCGCGCGCGTGTCAACCATGGGCATTTTCGTGCTGGGCGCCATGTCGGTCTGGTATACCGCCTTCCACCTGGGCCGCCGGCCCGAAGCGCAACCCCTGCGCCTGGCCTTTGGCGGCCAGCCGGAACCGGACGACTATGGCCGCACCCTGGCCGACACCGCCGCCCTGATCTATCTGGGCTGCCTGGGCCTGCTCCTGTTCAGCCATGAAACCCTGGCCGTCACGCTGCAGGGTTCGCTGGTGGCATATTTCCTGTACCGCGCGGTGCGCTATGTGGAGTCGCCCTCGGTGCGCAATGCCGCCCTGATCGGCCTGTCGCTGGGTGCGCTCACGCTCTCGCGCGGCTGGTTGACGCCCGTCACCCTGGTGCTGGCCCTGCTGCTGTGCACCCGCCTGCTGGCGTTTCCACTGTCGCGCACCTTGCGCCACCTGGCAATGGCATTGGGCATTGGCGTACTGATCACCCACGTGTGGATCGTGCCCGCCATGCTGGCGTCCGCGCGCAGCGCTGCCCAGATTCCAGCCTGGGTGGCGTGGAATGCCAGCCAGCTGGGCTTGCCGAACTGGACCTCGATCAAGACTTTCCTGCGCGTGGGCATCTGGTTTTTCTGGCCTGCCTGGCCGTTTGCCGGCTGGGCCATTTATGCCTGGCGGCGCCAGGATCATCTGCTGCACATCGTGCTGCCGGTCACCTTCGTGGCCGCGCTGGTGCTGCTGATCATCTGCAACCCCATGCCCGAAAACGGCGACCTGCTCAAGCTGCTGCCGCCGCTGGCCATCATGGCCGCTTTCGGCCTGCCCACCACCAAGCGCGGCACCATCAACGCCATTGACTGGTTCTCGGTCATGGTGCTGACCATGGCGGCCGCCGTGCTGTGGCTGTTCTGGATCGCCAAGCTGACCGGCTGGCCACCCCAGTTTGCCAAGAATGCCCTCAAGCTCTTGCCAGGCTTTAAACCGGAATTCGTGATTTTCCCGTTTGCTGTAGCTGCGCTGGCCACCGTCGGCTGGATTTTCCTGGTGCAGTGGCGCATCACGCGCCAGCCCGCCGTGCTGTGGCGCGCCGTGGTGCTCTCGTCCGGCGGCCTGATCCTGTTGTGGATTTTGATGATGACCTTGTTCCTGCCGGGCCTCAATTACAGCAAGAGCTACCGCGCGGTGGCACGCCAGATTGCCCAGCATGTGCCGGCTGGCATCAACTGCATTGACACCAATGTGGGCGAGCCGCAGCGCGCCTCGTTCGCCTATTATGGCGGGCTGAACTTTACCCCGCCCGGCGCCCCGCAGACCTGCCCGCTGCTGCTGGTGCAGGACAGCGTGAAGATTCGCGACGATCGGGAACCAATGCAGCTGCAGATGGGACCGGAATGGCAAATGCTGTGGGAGGGACGGCGCTCGTCAGACCGCGACGAACGCTTCCGCCTGTATCAGCGCCATTGA
- a CDS encoding type B 50S ribosomal protein L31, whose product MRKDIHPDYRDVVFHDLSCDFKFVTRSTIQTREKIEHEGKEYPLVKIEVSAESHPFYTGKHKIVDTAGRVEKFRQKFGAVGSKTAVANG is encoded by the coding sequence ATGCGTAAAGATATCCATCCAGATTACCGCGACGTTGTGTTCCACGACCTGTCGTGCGACTTCAAATTCGTCACCCGTTCGACCATCCAGACCCGCGAAAAGATTGAGCACGAAGGTAAAGAATACCCGCTCGTCAAGATCGAGGTGTCGGCTGAATCGCACCCGTTCTACACCGGCAAGCACAAGATTGTCGACACCGCCGGCCGCGTCGAGAAATTCCGCCAGAAGTTCGGCGCCGTGGGTTCCAAGACCGCGGTGGCAAACGGCTAA